Proteins from a genomic interval of Pseudomonas anuradhapurensis:
- a CDS encoding response regulator, which translates to MQPMPLKLLMVEDSSMDAELTLMRLERSGLHVQAQLVFDHVGVEHALREARYDLILCDCVLPGSSGTEVLAIAQRLAPDIPFIFLSGIYGEEHAVEMIRLGATDYVLKKNLPLLPKAVRRALTEVQERQRRRRAEEALADVEARARFAIDAAGMGTWDMRPQEGLLLWDDRCKTLFGLPTSTEMTLDVFYAGIYPDDLPLVREAVDRAMRPESGGQYRVEFRIAQPDGREPRWLLSSGQSQFVDDQCVRFSGVLQDIHTQRLATQALRQLNEMLGERVERRTRERDRAWELSQDLLAVLNKDLTPVALNPAWEASLGFSRERLSQSSLLHLLPEPDQELLLTELAALAHGRTSARFVGRVLHAGGQQRWLSWVVVPEDTLLYVVARDITSEREAAMGLAEANARLREQIDERERIEAALQQMQRLEAVGQLTAGVAHDFNNLLTVILTGASFLERDLAKGDVDKARTRLTHIREAGERGAKLTSQLLAFSRRQRLEPVPLDLNRTLAGLEELLRRTLGGNVSVRLDLEPCLWQALTDPTQTEMIILNLAINARDAMPDGGQLTLSTRNGRVDARPQRPEDPDPGEYVVLSIGDTGCGMSEEVLAKVFEPFFTTKDIGKGSGLGLAQVFGFAKQSGGGVHIDTVPGRGTQVAVYLPAVKDQVVNEPLPPRLSHSISASGGNQTILLVDDDHLVRDMLGDVLRQYGYQVRQAHSGEQALALLDEQIDLLLSDFAMPEFNGAQLALAARERYPHLPVVLLTGYAELQGLELPNSLVVQKPVQADELARVLNEMLVTKTV; encoded by the coding sequence ATGCAGCCGATGCCGCTGAAACTGTTGATGGTCGAGGACAGCTCGATGGATGCCGAGCTGACCCTGATGCGCCTGGAGCGCAGCGGGCTGCATGTGCAGGCGCAACTGGTATTCGACCATGTTGGCGTAGAGCACGCCCTGCGCGAGGCCCGCTACGACCTGATCCTGTGCGACTGCGTGTTGCCGGGCTCGTCCGGCACTGAAGTGCTGGCGATTGCCCAGCGCCTGGCACCGGACATCCCGTTCATTTTCCTGTCCGGCATCTACGGCGAAGAGCATGCGGTGGAAATGATCCGCCTGGGTGCCACCGATTATGTGCTGAAGAAGAACCTGCCCCTGCTGCCCAAGGCGGTGCGCCGGGCCCTGACCGAGGTGCAGGAGCGCCAGCGCCGGCGTCGCGCCGAAGAAGCCCTGGCCGACGTCGAGGCACGTGCGCGCTTTGCCATCGACGCGGCCGGCATGGGCACCTGGGACATGCGCCCGCAAGAAGGCCTGTTGCTCTGGGATGACCGCTGCAAGACCCTGTTCGGCCTGCCCACCAGCACCGAGATGACCCTGGACGTGTTCTATGCCGGCATCTACCCCGACGACCTGCCGCTGGTGCGCGAAGCGGTAGACCGCGCCATGCGCCCGGAAAGCGGTGGCCAGTACCGAGTGGAATTTCGCATCGCCCAGCCCGATGGCCGGGAGCCGCGCTGGTTGCTCAGCAGCGGCCAGAGCCAGTTCGTCGACGACCAGTGCGTGCGCTTTTCCGGTGTGCTGCAGGACATCCATACCCAGCGCCTGGCCACCCAGGCGTTGCGTCAGCTCAACGAGATGCTCGGTGAACGGGTCGAGCGCCGTACCCGCGAACGCGACCGCGCCTGGGAGCTGTCGCAGGACCTGCTGGCAGTGCTCAACAAGGACCTGACCCCGGTTGCATTGAACCCCGCCTGGGAGGCCAGCCTGGGCTTTTCCCGCGAGCGCCTGAGCCAGTCGTCGCTACTGCACCTGCTGCCCGAGCCCGACCAGGAACTGTTGCTCACCGAACTGGCCGCCCTCGCCCATGGCCGCACCAGTGCCCGCTTCGTCGGCCGAGTCCTGCATGCTGGCGGCCAGCAGCGCTGGCTGTCGTGGGTGGTGGTACCGGAAGATACCCTGCTGTATGTGGTGGCGCGCGACATCACCAGCGAGCGCGAGGCGGCCATGGGCCTGGCTGAAGCCAACGCGCGCCTGCGCGAACAGATCGACGAACGCGAACGTATCGAGGCTGCGCTGCAACAGATGCAGCGCCTGGAAGCGGTCGGCCAACTGACTGCTGGCGTAGCCCACGACTTCAACAACCTGCTGACGGTGATTCTCACCGGAGCCAGCTTCCTCGAACGCGACCTGGCCAAGGGCGATGTAGACAAGGCCCGCACCCGCCTCACGCACATCCGCGAAGCTGGCGAACGCGGTGCCAAGCTGACCTCGCAGCTGCTGGCGTTCTCCCGCCGTCAGCGTCTGGAGCCAGTGCCGTTGGACCTCAACCGGACCCTGGCCGGCCTTGAGGAATTACTGCGCCGCACACTGGGCGGCAATGTCTCGGTGCGCCTGGACCTGGAGCCCTGCCTGTGGCAGGCACTGACCGACCCGACCCAGACCGAGATGATCATCCTCAACCTGGCGATCAACGCCCGCGACGCCATGCCTGACGGTGGCCAACTGACCCTGTCGACCCGTAACGGCCGTGTTGACGCCCGCCCGCAACGCCCCGAAGACCCGGACCCGGGCGAGTACGTGGTGCTAAGCATCGGCGATACCGGCTGCGGCATGAGCGAAGAGGTGCTGGCCAAGGTATTCGAGCCATTCTTCACCACCAAGGACATCGGCAAGGGTTCCGGCCTGGGCCTGGCCCAGGTATTCGGCTTCGCCAAGCAGTCAGGTGGTGGCGTGCACATCGACACCGTGCCGGGGCGTGGCACGCAGGTGGCGGTGTACCTGCCGGCGGTCAAGGATCAAGTGGTGAATGAACCGCTGCCGCCGCGGCTCAGCCACTCGATCAGCGCAAGCGGCGGCAACCAGACGATACTGCTGGTGGATGACGACCACCTGGTGCGCGACATGCTTGGCGACGTGCTACGCCAGTATGGCTACCAGGTGCGCCAGGCTCACAGCGGCGAACAGGCCCTGGCCTTGCTGGATGAGCAGATCGACTTGCTGCTGAGCGATTTCGCCATGCCCGAGTTCAACGGTGCACAACTGGCCTTGGCCGCACGCGAACGGTATCCGCACCTGCCGGTGGTACTGCTTACCGGTTACGCGGAATTGCAGGGGCTGGAGTTGCCGAACAGCCTGGTGGTCCAGAAGCCGGTACAAGCCGATGAACTGGCCCGGGTGCTGAACGAGATGCTGGTGACCAAGACCGTGTAG
- a CDS encoding response regulator, with the protein MLKPILLVEDNPRDLELTLLALERSQLANEVIVLRDGAEALDYLLRRNAYAERDDGNPAVLLLDLKLPKVDGLEVLKEVRTTPELRSIPTVMLTSSREEPDLLRAYELGVNAYVVKPVEFKEFVAAISDLGIFWAVLNEPPPGSLRLPRRGSN; encoded by the coding sequence ATGCTCAAACCCATCCTGCTGGTCGAAGACAACCCACGCGACCTGGAGCTGACCCTCCTGGCGCTGGAGCGCAGCCAGTTGGCCAACGAAGTCATCGTGCTGCGTGACGGTGCCGAGGCGCTGGACTATCTGCTGCGCCGCAATGCCTACGCCGAACGTGACGATGGCAACCCCGCCGTGCTGCTGCTGGACCTGAAACTGCCGAAGGTCGACGGCCTGGAAGTGCTCAAGGAAGTGCGCACCACCCCCGAACTGCGCAGCATCCCGACGGTGATGCTGACCTCCTCGCGTGAAGAACCCGACTTGTTGCGCGCCTACGAGCTGGGGGTGAACGCCTACGTGGTCAAGCCAGTGGAGTTCAAGGAATTCGTCGCCGCCATTTCCGACCTGGGGATATTCTGGGCAGTCCTCAATGAACCACCCCCCGGCTCGCTGCGCCTGCCCCGGCGTGGCAGCAATTGA